The genomic stretch CGGCTCATGCAGCTCACGGGTGCGCCGGTGAGCCGGGACGATCTGGCCACGCTCGCCATCAAGCACGACCTGGACAACGACGCGGTGTACCGCCAGTGGGCGGAGCTGCCCACGGGCGGCGCGCGCGTGACGTACCTGGACGTGGAGAAGGACGGGCGGGTCGACCTCAAGAAGCTCGAGGCGGCCATGACGGACAAGACCATCCTGGTGTCCATCATGCTCGCCAACAACGAGATCGGCACCGTGCAGCCCATCGCGGAGATCGGCCGGCTGTGCCGCGCCCGGGGCATCCTGTTCCACTGCGACGCGGTGCAGGGCATTGGCAAGGTGCCCTTCCATGTGGAGGAGATGCAGGTGGACCTGGCCTCCATCTCCGCGCACAAGATGTATGGCCCCAAGGGCGTGGGCGCGCTCTACGTGCGCCGCAAGCCGCGCGTGCGCATCGCGCCGATCATCGACGGCGGCGGCCATGAGCGCGGCATGCGCTCGGGCACGCTGAACGTGGCGTCCATCGTGGGCTTCGGCCACGCGGCGAAGATCGCCCGCGAGGAGATGGCCGACGAGGCCGTGCGCCTCACGCGGCTGCGCGAGCGGCTGCGCAAGGGCATCGTCGAGCAGCTCGACATGGTGACGGTGAACGGCTCGCAGGAGCACCGGCTGCCGGGCAACCTCAACATCTCCTTCGCCTACGTGGAGGGCGAGGCGCTGATGATGGCCATCAAGGACGTGGCGGTGTCCTCGGGTTCGGCGTGCACGTCGGCCTCGCTGGAGCCCTCCTACGTGCTGCGCGCCTGCGGCGTGGAAGAAGAGCTGGCGCACAGCTCCATCCGCTTCGGCCTCGGCCGCTTCAACACCGAGGAAGAGGTCGACTTCGTCATCAAGCTCATGGTGGACAAGGTGAACCGTCTGCGCGAGATGAGCCCGCTGTACGAGATGGCCAAGGAAGGCATCGACCTCAAGAGCATCGAGTGGACGGCGCACTAGCCGCGCGTCTTCCCCCCCACCCCATTCCCCCCCCGGAGTTCCCATGGCCTACAGCGACAAAGTCATCGACCACTACGAGAACCCCCGCAACGTCGGCACGCTCGACAAGGCGGACCCCAACGTCGGCACCGGCCTGGTGGGGGCTCCCGCGTGCGGCGACGTGATGCGCCTGCAGCTGAAGATCAGCGATGACGGCATCATCGAGGACGCCCGCTTCAAGACGTTCGGGTGTGGCTCGGCCATCGCCTCCAGCTCGCTGGTGAGCGAGTGGGTGAAGGGCAAGACGGTGGACGAGGCGCTGACCATCTCCAACAAGGACGTGGCGCGCGAGCTGGCGCTGCCGCCGGTGAAGATCCACTGCTCGGTGCTGGCCGAGGACGCCATCAAGGCGGCCATCGACGACTTCAAGAAGAAGCGCGAGGCGCGCCGGCAGCAGCAGTCGGCCTGAGCGGACCAACGGCAAGAGAGCAGTCAGGAGGCGCGTGATGAACGAGCAGGCGACAGAGCAGACGGGCCAGAAGACGGCGCCTGTGACCCCGGCCGCCAAACCGGCGCGGGGCATCACGCTGCATGACAGCGCGGTGGAGCAGTTGCGCAAGTTGCTCGCGGAGCGGCAGACGCCCGACGCGGGGCTGCGCATCGCGGTGCGTGGCGGCGGGTGCTCGGGGCTGGCGTACGTGATGGAGTGGGCGGAGAAGCCGCGCGAGAAGGACAAGATCTTCGAGCGCGAGGGCGTGCGGGTCTTCGTGGACCCCAAGAGCTACCTGTACCTCATCGGCACGGAGATCGTGTACGAGTCCACGCTGATGGCCTCCGGGTTCAAGCTCAACAACCCGAACGTGAAGGGCGCGTGTGGTTGCGGAGAGAGCTTCTCCGTCTGACGCACGCGACACCCACCACGCAATCCTGGGGGCCCGGCCGCCAATCGCCGGGCCCTCGTCGTTTCTTTCCGTCGAGAGGAAGCACCCGGTGAAGTGCTGGAACTGTGACAAGGAGACGGAGGGCAGCCCGTTCTGCGGCGCCTGCGGGAAGATCGCGGGCCGGATCGCCGGCACCACCCACTTCGCCGTCTTCGGCCTGCCGCCGAGCCCGGACGTGGAGCTGGCCGCCCTGGAGCGGCAATACCGGGAGCTGTCCCTGCGGCTGCACCCGGACCGCTTCGCCCAGGCCGAGGCGCGCGAGCGCCGGCTGTCGCTGGAGCAGACCACCGCGCTCAACGAGGCCTACAAGACGCTCAAGGACGCCACCCGCCGCGCCTTCTACCTGCTCTCGCTCCACGGGGTGGACCTGGACCGCGAGGACTCCGCCGCCCAGAAGAACATGCCCCTCGAGTTCCTCGAGGAGGTGATGGAACTGCGCGAGGCGCTCGACGGGGCCATGGAGGCCAGGGACGAGGCGCGCGTCCAGGCGATGGCCCGGGACGTGGAGACGAGGCGCTCGGCGGCCCTCCAGGAGGCGGTGGAGGCGTTGCGCGTGCTGGAGAAGGGCCCCCCGGACGAGTCGGTACTCAAAAAGGCGTCGCACGCCCTGGGACGGGTGCGGTACTTCACGCGCTTCCTCGAGCAGGTGGACGCGTTCGAGGAGGAGATGCTGGCGTGAGCAAGAACGGCTTCCTGCAGATTCATGACCCGCTCAAGCCCAAGGGGCACGCGGTGGGGATCGACCTGGGCACCACGAACTCGCTCGTGGCGGGTGTCATCCAGGGCAAGCCCCGCTGCCTGGTGGCGGACGAGGGCGACAGCAACCTGCTGCCCTCGGTGGTGCACTACGGACGGGACGGGGGCGTGGTGGTGGGCGCGCGCGCCCGGGGGCTCGCCGCCGAGCACCCCACGGACACCATCGTCTCCGTGAAGCGCTTCATGGGCCGCGGCCCGGATGATCCGGAGACGCGCAAGCTGGGCGCCTACCGGTTCGCCTCCGGCGGCAAGGTGGTGCGCTTCGAGGTGGCCGGCGGCCAGCCCGTCACCCCCATCGAGGTGTCCGGAGAAATCCTCCGCGCCCTCAAGCGCCGCGCCGAGTCGCACTTCTCCGGCCGGGTGGAGCAGGCCGTCATCACCGTGCCCGCCTACTTCGATGACGCCCAGCGTCAGGCCACCAAGGACGCCGGCCGGCTCGCGGGCCTGGAGGTGCTGCGCCTGCTCAACGAGCCCACCGCCGCGGCGCTCGCCTACGGGCTCGACAAGGGCAGCCAGGGCACCTTCGCGGTGTACGACCTGGGGGGCGGCACCTTCGACATCTCCATCCTCAAGCTCGTGGACGGTGTCTTCGAGGTGAAGTCCACCGGCGGTGACTCGGCGCTCGGCGGGGATGACTTCGACCGGGCCATCGCCCAGCGCGTGCTGGAGGCGCTCGGCCAGGCCGCCCCCTCCCCCGCCCTGGTGGCCGAGGTGCTCGCCGCCTCGCGCAAGGCCAAGGAAGCCCTCACCGACAGCCCCGAGACGCTCCTCACCGTGGGCGCCCACCAGCAGACGGTGCGCCGGGCGGACGTGGAGGAGTGGATCCGCCCGCTCCTGCAGAAGACGGGCGCGGTGTGCCGCCGGGCCCTCAAGGACGCGGGCGTGACGGCCTCGGAGCTCGACGGCGTCATCCTCGTGGGCGGCTCCACCCGGGTGCCCGCCGTGCGCCGCTTCGTCGCCGAGACCTTCGGCCGCGAGCCCCTGGGCGACATCGATCCGGATCAAGTGGTGGCGCTCGGCGCCGCCATCCAGGCGGACCTGCTCACCAACGTGGACCGCCAGGACGAGGTGCTGCTGCTGGACGTCATCCCCCTGTCGCTCGGGCTGGAGACGATGGGTGGGCTCGTGGAGAAGCTCATTCCGCGCAACTCCCCCATCCCCATCGGCGCGGGCCAGGTCTTCACCACCTTCAAGGACGGGCAGACGGGCCTGGACATCCACGTGCTCCAGGGCGAGCGCGAGCTGGTGGAGGACTGCCGCAGCCTCGCGCGCTTCACCCTCAGTGGGATTCCGCCCATGACAGCCGGTATGGCCCGGGTGGAGGTGCGCTTCCAGGTGGACGCGGACGGCATCCTGTCGGTGAGCGCCAAGGAGCAGAGCACCGGCGCCACCCAGTCCATCACCGTCAAGCCCAGCCATGGCCTCACCGACGAGGAGATCGAGCAGATGCTGCTCGACTCCATCGACAACGCGGAGGAGGACATCCAGGTGCGCCAGCTTCGCGAGCAGCGCGTGGAGGCCGAGCGCGTGCT from Cystobacter ferrugineus encodes the following:
- a CDS encoding IscS subfamily cysteine desulfurase, whose protein sequence is MKLPIYMDNHATTPMDPRVLEAMLPYLREDFGNAASRNHAFGWKAEAAVEEARKQVAALIGASDKEIVFTSGATESDNLAIKGVVEFYKEKGDHIITLKTEHKAVLDTCKRLERVRQERLDELKMLRLMQLTGAPVSRDDLATLAIKHDLDNDAVYRQWAELPTGGARVTYLDVEKDGRVDLKKLEAAMTDKTILVSIMLANNEIGTVQPIAEIGRLCRARGILFHCDAVQGIGKVPFHVEEMQVDLASISAHKMYGPKGVGALYVRRKPRVRIAPIIDGGGHERGMRSGTLNVASIVGFGHAAKIAREEMADEAVRLTRLRERLRKGIVEQLDMVTVNGSQEHRLPGNLNISFAYVEGEALMMAIKDVAVSSGSACTSASLEPSYVLRACGVEEELAHSSIRFGLGRFNTEEEVDFVIKLMVDKVNRLREMSPLYEMAKEGIDLKSIEWTAH
- the iscU gene encoding Fe-S cluster assembly scaffold IscU: MAYSDKVIDHYENPRNVGTLDKADPNVGTGLVGAPACGDVMRLQLKISDDGIIEDARFKTFGCGSAIASSSLVSEWVKGKTVDEALTISNKDVARELALPPVKIHCSVLAEDAIKAAIDDFKKKREARRQQQSA
- a CDS encoding HesB/IscA family protein, whose translation is MNEQATEQTGQKTAPVTPAAKPARGITLHDSAVEQLRKLLAERQTPDAGLRIAVRGGGCSGLAYVMEWAEKPREKDKIFEREGVRVFVDPKSYLYLIGTEIVYESTLMASGFKLNNPNVKGACGCGESFSV
- the hscB gene encoding Fe-S protein assembly co-chaperone HscB, with translation MKCWNCDKETEGSPFCGACGKIAGRIAGTTHFAVFGLPPSPDVELAALERQYRELSLRLHPDRFAQAEARERRLSLEQTTALNEAYKTLKDATRRAFYLLSLHGVDLDREDSAAQKNMPLEFLEEVMELREALDGAMEARDEARVQAMARDVETRRSAALQEAVEALRVLEKGPPDESVLKKASHALGRVRYFTRFLEQVDAFEEEMLA
- the hscA gene encoding Fe-S protein assembly chaperone HscA, whose protein sequence is MSKNGFLQIHDPLKPKGHAVGIDLGTTNSLVAGVIQGKPRCLVADEGDSNLLPSVVHYGRDGGVVVGARARGLAAEHPTDTIVSVKRFMGRGPDDPETRKLGAYRFASGGKVVRFEVAGGQPVTPIEVSGEILRALKRRAESHFSGRVEQAVITVPAYFDDAQRQATKDAGRLAGLEVLRLLNEPTAAALAYGLDKGSQGTFAVYDLGGGTFDISILKLVDGVFEVKSTGGDSALGGDDFDRAIAQRVLEALGQAAPSPALVAEVLAASRKAKEALTDSPETLLTVGAHQQTVRRADVEEWIRPLLQKTGAVCRRALKDAGVTASELDGVILVGGSTRVPAVRRFVAETFGREPLGDIDPDQVVALGAAIQADLLTNVDRQDEVLLLDVIPLSLGLETMGGLVEKLIPRNSPIPIGAGQVFTTFKDGQTGLDIHVLQGERELVEDCRSLARFTLSGIPPMTAGMARVEVRFQVDADGILSVSAKEQSTGATQSITVKPSHGLTDEEIEQMLLDSIDNAEEDIQVRQLREQRVEAERVLTEVERQLGQHATLVDAAERPSIEAAMAQVRELAQGKDAQALKDAIHALDEACKPFVERIMNQAVTQVVAGHSVEEF